From Treponema sp. OMZ 787:
CTCATTTAAGAGCCCGCACAAATACCTTCGGGGCAGTCGCCCGTATGAGAAGCCAGATGGCCTATGCAATTCACACCTTTTTTCAGGAAAGAGGTTTTCAATATGTGCATACGCCCATTATTACAGGCTCGGATTGCGAGGGTGCAGGCGAAATGTTTCATGTTACCACCTTCGATATAGAAGAAACGGTAAAAAAAGCTCTAAAAGAGAAAAAAGATCCCGATTCCTTTAAAATAGATTATTCTCAAGACTTTTTCGGCAAGCAGACTAACCTGACCGTTTCGGGACAGTTGGAGGGGGAAACCTATGCGACGGCCCTTTCGCGCATTTACACATTCGGCCCGACCTTTAGGGCAGAAAACTCGAACACAAGCCGCCACCTTGCAGAGTTCTGGATGGTAGAGCCTGAAATGTCCTTCTTTACGATAAAGGAGAACATGGAGTTGGCGGAAGACTTTATCGTCTACCTTTTAAAATGGGCCTTGGAAAAGTGCAGGGAGGATTTGGAATTTTTTGATTCGAGAATCAAAAAAGGGCTTATCGAAATGCTTAAAAATGTCGTAAACACGCCTTTCACCCGTCTTACCTATACCGAAGCTATAGCAGAACTTGAAAAGCATGCTGACCGCTTTGAGTTTAAACCCTACTGGGGCTGCGATCTCCAAAGCGAACATGAAAGGTTTTTAACCGAAGAAGTATATAAGGGACCCGTAATCGTTACCGACTATCCCAAGGAGATTAAGTCCTTTTATATGAAGTTAAACGAGGACGGAAAAACGGTAAGAGGCATGGATGTGCTTGTTCCGGGCTTGGGCGAAATCATCGGGGGCTCCGAAAGGGAAGAAAACCTCGATATTTTGCAAGGCAGAATTAAGGAACTGGGATTGAGAGAAGAAGACTATTGGTGGTACCTTGATCTCCGCCGATACGGAACCGTTCCTCATTCGGGATTCGGCCTCGGCTTTGAAAGGCTCCTCCTCTATGTTACGGGTATGGGAAACATAAGGGACGTTATCCCCTTCCCCCGAGCACCGAAATTGGCAGAGTTTTAATTATTTTAATACAAATTAAGCTTTAAAATGAAGCACAGCTCAAAAAGAATTTTAAAATGTATTTTTATCCTCTTTGCGGCTGTGCTTTTTTGTGTTTTAAGCTTTGCAGGTTTCGTTTTTTTTCATGTTTCCGAATTAAAAAAGGCCGGGCCTCTTCAAGTTTCTTCCGAACAGGTTGAAAAAGCTCTTGGGGCTTTTTATAAGGAACGCAAATTCAATGCCGACTTTCCGCCCCTTAATTCCATCGAAAATTTCTTACCCGTTCAAGACCGGCCTTCTGCAGCTGCGGTAAAATCGGCCGATATTGAATTGCCTCAAATCGATGCCGAATCCTACATTCTTATTCATGCAAAAACGGGAACAATTTTGACGGAACACAATGCAGATAAACAAATTCCTCCTGCCTCCCTTACAAAGCTGGTAACGATTTATACCATGCTTCAAAATCCCGAATTTAAAAATTTGGGAAAAAAAGTTATTCCTCCGAAAGAGGCCTGGGCCGTTTTTTTACCGCGAGGGGCTGCATGGATGGGCTTGGGAGAAAATCAAACTTTAAGCATCGAAGAGCTTATAAGAGGAATGGCTGTTTGCTCAGGAAATGATGCAGCCCTTGCAGCAGCCCTCCTCACGGAAGGAAGCCTTGAAAAATTTACGCTTAAAATGAACGAAGCCGTAAAAAAGATAGGACTAAACTCTACATACTTTGAGGACTCTTCGGGTTTGAGCGAAAAAAATCAAACCACTGCCAAGGACTTTGCCCTATTTTCTCTTCATTATTTAAAACGCTATCCCGAAAACCTAAAAAAATTCCATTCGGTAAATGAGATAAGCTATCCCCAAGAACACAACATCCTTATCAAAAAAAATTCCTCAGGCTTAAAACAGTTTCAAATTACAAAGCCTGCTACCAATACTCTTTTAAAAAAACTGGAAGGCTGTGACGGCTTAAAAACAGGCTTTATTTACGAGTCGGGTTTTAATATTTCGCTTACAGCTCAAAAAAACGGTGAGCGTTTTATTGCGGTTATCTTGGGCGGCCATTGGAAAAACTTAAAAGAAGGAATCTCCACAAGAGAGCAAAATTCGATTAAGCTTATGAACTTTGCATTCGATAATTTTACAAGCTTCGATATAAGGGAACACAGCAAAATCGAAAAAACCGTAAAGGTACTTGGCTCAAACCTAAGCGTAAAAACTTCTGCAATTATTCCCATCCCTGCAAATTTGGATTTTTCGCAAGACTATATCACCGTGTTAAAAAAGGATGAAAGGCATATAGAAAGAGTTATCAATTTACCCGCAACAATAAAAGCACCGCTTCCTGCAGGCAGGCAAATCGGTTCTATAGAATACCGTATAAAAGATTCGGAGCTTGTACTAAAAACCATCCCCCTTATCTGCCCGATAGACATAAAAGAAGGTTCTGCTTTTAGAAAATTTATCGACGGTTTTTTTAGATAATTTTTGTAAAAGAATAGTAAATATTTCAAATAATACATACAACATAATTGATGATAGGCTATAAAAATTTATCCGCTATGGAAAAACCCGATATGAGGGAAAGGCTTTTGGAGTACGGGCCTCAGAATTTAAGCGACTCTGATTTGGTGGCCATTCTTTTACGCACAGGCATTAAGGATAAACCCGTAAAAGAATTGGCCGAGGACATTATTCTCCACATCGACAGGGCAAGGCCCGAAAAAATTGAAGGCTATCTGCGTTCTATCCGTGGGATGGGAGATTCAAAGATTTCAACTGTTCTTGCTGCCATGGAATTGGGAAGGAGGTATTACGACAACAAGAACCGCACGATTTCGCACCCGACCGATGTTGTGCCTATCTTGCAGCACTACGCAGACCGTGATAGGGAACACTTTATCTGCGTTTCCTTAAACGGAGCAAACGAAATTATTGCAACCCGTGTTGTAAGTGTTGGTACAATCAACAGAACAATTGTGCATCCTCGTGAAGTTTATTCAGATCCGCTAAAGGACAGGGCAGCTTCAATAATTGCAGCCCATAATCATCCTTCGGGAAATTTGGAACCCTCAAATGAGGATATAGAATTGACACGCCGCATATACGAGGCAGGAAAAATTTTGGGCATCAAGCTTTTGGATCACATAATCTTGGTGCCCAACGGCAATTTTTTCAGCTTTGTGCAAAGCGGCACAAGGTTTGACATTTAACTCTAATCGAAAAAGAGGCAGAGGCCGATTACTTCTTTGCAGCCGGCCTCTTTTAAGGCCGCAGCACAAAAGTTAAGGGTTGCTCCCGTGGTCATAACATCGTCCAAGATGATGAGCTTTTCGGGCAAGGCGGTTTTTAAATCCTTCGATTTTAAAAAACGCCTTTTTTGTTTGAGCAAAATTTTCCCTTTTAAATTGCCGGCTCTCTTTTCACGGGAAAGACTTTTTTGGGAAGCCCCGTCCTTCCGCTTTAAGCAGCGGAGAATAGGAAAATTATACAAATGCTCCAAACAGACAGAGAGATCTTCTATTTGATCCCAACCCTTGTTTTTAATCTTTTTAGGACGGGGCGGAACCGGCACCATAGGAATGTTTTGAAGCTCAAGACTCCCTTCAATAAAGGCAGCAAGGGCAGAAGCATAAATTTCTGCAAAGCCTCTCATGTTTTGATTTTTCCACAAGCGTAAAAGCTCGCCGCCCCTGCCCTTGTAAGGATAGAGGGTGTAAACCCTTTTTACAAAATCGGATTGAAGAGAAAGCAGCTTTGCACTACCCTCTTTTTTTTCAGTTTCTTGCTCATTCGTTTTTTCTCCTGCCCCTTCTTCATTTTTTTCCCGTAATTTAGCCCTGCAATTTGTGCAAAGCTCCTTTTCGGAAATTAAAATTTTTCCGCAGGACGAACAAAACTTTTCCGGGTGTTTAAGCCGGAACAAAACAGGCTCGGTAATTTCTTTTTGCAAACACTTAACGCAAAGCGGAATACCCGTTCCCGTTTCTTCCCCGCAAAACACACAAACCTGAGGACAAATTATCCTGGCATAAATATTCCGCAAGCAGATCAATGCCCTTAATTTAAATCTTTTTATCATAGATAATACCTCTCTTTCCTATAAGTATTATCTTAATTTTACGAGTCTTTTAGTATATTTTAAAAATTCTTAAAAAAAATTAAATGTAATGTTTAATTTTTACGGAATGTCTACATTACTTCCATAAAGGGAATGAGCACGAGGTTCATCGCATTTTGAAGAACTATCTTGGTTGCCCTTGCCAGTTCCATTCTTGTATAAGAAAGATCTGCACTATCTCCTGAAAGAATCGGGCAATCGCGGTAGAAGCGGCTGAAGGCTTTTGAAAGTTCGTAAAGATATGAAGTAAGAGCCGTCGGATCCTTTTTTAAGGCCGCCCGTTCAACCTGTTCGGGAAAGGCCTCCAATGTTTTTAGCAGTTCCCACTCCGATTCGTGGGTTAAAAGAGAAGCGGCCAGTTTTCCGTTCTTTAATCTTTCCTTGCCTTCATCGGTTTCTGCCTTCCGCAAAATGGAAGAAATTCGGGCTCCCATGTATTGAAGATAGGGGCCT
This genomic window contains:
- the asnS gene encoding asparagine--tRNA ligase, whose product is MIHLIKDILTSEPKGQAIDVYGWVRTKRETKNLVFIEINDGSCFASIQAAFDRDNGLDNNTEALLKKAGTGVSVKVSGNLVPSPAAGQSVELQANNIHIFGDADQEKYPLQKKHHTMEFLREKAHLRARTNTFGAVARMRSQMAYAIHTFFQERGFQYVHTPIITGSDCEGAGEMFHVTTFDIEETVKKALKEKKDPDSFKIDYSQDFFGKQTNLTVSGQLEGETYATALSRIYTFGPTFRAENSNTSRHLAEFWMVEPEMSFFTIKENMELAEDFIVYLLKWALEKCREDLEFFDSRIKKGLIEMLKNVVNTPFTRLTYTEAIAELEKHADRFEFKPYWGCDLQSEHERFLTEEVYKGPVIVTDYPKEIKSFYMKLNEDGKTVRGMDVLVPGLGEIIGGSEREENLDILQGRIKELGLREEDYWWYLDLRRYGTVPHSGFGLGFERLLLYVTGMGNIRDVIPFPRAPKLAEF
- a CDS encoding D-alanyl-D-alanine carboxypeptidase family protein — translated: MKHSSKRILKCIFILFAAVLFCVLSFAGFVFFHVSELKKAGPLQVSSEQVEKALGAFYKERKFNADFPPLNSIENFLPVQDRPSAAAVKSADIELPQIDAESYILIHAKTGTILTEHNADKQIPPASLTKLVTIYTMLQNPEFKNLGKKVIPPKEAWAVFLPRGAAWMGLGENQTLSIEELIRGMAVCSGNDAALAAALLTEGSLEKFTLKMNEAVKKIGLNSTYFEDSSGLSEKNQTTAKDFALFSLHYLKRYPENLKKFHSVNEISYPQEHNILIKKNSSGLKQFQITKPATNTLLKKLEGCDGLKTGFIYESGFNISLTAQKNGERFIAVILGGHWKNLKEGISTREQNSIKLMNFAFDNFTSFDIREHSKIEKTVKVLGSNLSVKTSAIIPIPANLDFSQDYITVLKKDERHIERVINLPATIKAPLPAGRQIGSIEYRIKDSELVLKTIPLICPIDIKEGSAFRKFIDGFFR
- the radC gene encoding DNA repair protein RadC; translation: MIGYKNLSAMEKPDMRERLLEYGPQNLSDSDLVAILLRTGIKDKPVKELAEDIILHIDRARPEKIEGYLRSIRGMGDSKISTVLAAMELGRRYYDNKNRTISHPTDVVPILQHYADRDREHFICVSLNGANEIIATRVVSVGTINRTIVHPREVYSDPLKDRAASIIAAHNHPSGNLEPSNEDIELTRRIYEAGKILGIKLLDHIILVPNGNFFSFVQSGTRFDI
- a CDS encoding ComF family protein; protein product: MIKRFKLRALICLRNIYARIICPQVCVFCGEETGTGIPLCVKCLQKEITEPVLFRLKHPEKFCSSCGKILISEKELCTNCRAKLREKNEEGAGEKTNEQETEKKEGSAKLLSLQSDFVKRVYTLYPYKGRGGELLRLWKNQNMRGFAEIYASALAAFIEGSLELQNIPMVPVPPRPKKIKNKGWDQIEDLSVCLEHLYNFPILRCLKRKDGASQKSLSREKRAGNLKGKILLKQKRRFLKSKDLKTALPEKLIILDDVMTTGATLNFCAAALKEAGCKEVIGLCLFFD